The nucleotide sequence AGCGCATCGCGCTGCTGCTCGACCCGAAGACGGAGTTCTTCGAGCTCGGCACCTACAGCGCCTACGGCATGTACGAGGAGTGGGGCGGCGCGCCAGCGGCGGGCGTGGTCACTGGCCTCGGACGCGTCCACGGCCGCCTGCTCATGCTCATCGTGAACGACGCCACGGTGAAGGCCGGCGCCTTCTTCCCCATGACCGCCAAGAAGGTGATCCGCGCGCAGAACATCGCCATCGAGAACCGCATCCCCACCATTTATCTAGTGGACTCCGCCGGCGTCTTCCTGCCGCTGCAGGAGGACGTCTTCCCCGACACCGACGACTTCGGCCGCATCTTCCGCAACAACGCGGTGATGAGCGCCATGGGCATCCCGCAGCTCTCGGCGGTGATGGGCATGTGCGTGGCCGGCGGCGCTTACCTGCCGCTAATGTGCGACCACCTGCTGATGACCGACGGCTCGGGATTGTTCATCGCCGGACCGGCACTGGTGCAGGCGGCCATCGGACAGAAAGCCTCGGCGGAAGAGCTGGGCGGCGCCAAGATGCACTCCGAGATCTCGGGCACGGTGGACTTCCGCGAGCCCGACGATCCCGCCTGCCTCGTGCGCATCCGCTCGCTCATCGAGAAGATGGGCTATCGCCGCAACTCCATCTTCGACCGCAAGAAGCCGCTGCCCCCGGCCTTCGCCGCCGAGGAGCTTTACGGCATCTTCGAATCCGACCCGGCGCGCCAGTACGACATGAAGGAAGTGATTGCGCGCCTGGTGGACGCCAGCCGCTTCGACGAGTACAAGTCGGAATACGGCGAAACCGTGCTCTGCGGCTACGCCCGCATCGGCGGCTTCGCCGTGGGCATCGTGGCCAACCAGAAAAAGCACGTGCAGCAGACCGACCGCGCCGGCAACAAGCGCGTGGAGTTCGGCGGCGTCATCTATACCGAGTCGGCGGAGAAGGCCGCGCGCTTCATCATGGACTGCAACCAGAACCTGGTGCCGCTGGTCTTCCTGCACGACGTCAACGGATTCATGGTGGGGCGCGACGCGGAGTGGAGCGGCATCCTGCGCGCCGGCGCCAAGATGGTGAACGCGGTGTCGAACTCCGTCGTGCCCAAGATCACCGTCATCCTGGGCGGCTCCTTCGGCGCCGGACACTACGCCATGTGCGGCAAGGCCTACGACCCGCGCTTCCTCTTCGCCTGGCCCACCGCGCGTTACGCCGTCATGGGCGGCGAGCAGGCGGCGAATACGCTGGTGGAGATCAAGATCAAGCAGCTCGAACGCGGCGGCAAGAAGTTGAGCGCGGAAGAGAAGAAGGAACTGTTCGAGTCGGTGAAGAAAACCTACGACGAGCAGACCGACCCGCGCTACGGCGCCGCGCGCCTGTGGATCGATAAGATCATCGACCCGGTCTCGACGCGCGAGGCCATCACCACCGCGCTCGAGGCCGCGGCGCTCAACCCGGACGTAGCGGAGTTCAAGGTTGGAGTGCTCCAAACGTGATTTCACCGCGGTTAGCATGAAGTCCGACGTCAAACTCGTTGAGTGTCCCCGCGATGCCTGGCAAGGCCTCACCGGCCAGATTCCGGCCGAGGTCAAGGCGCAGTACCTGCGGGCGCTGATCGCCGCGGGGTTCAAGCACATTGACGCGGTGTCGTTCGTCTCCCCCAAAGCCGTGCCGCAGATGGCGGACTCCGAAGAAGTACTCGAGCAGCTCGACCCGCCCGACGACGTGGAAATCATCGGCATCGTGGTGAACGAAAAGGGTGTGGAGCGCGCGATTGCGACCGAGGCCGTGCACACGGTGGGCTTCCCCTATTCGGTCTCGCCGGCGTTTCTCAAGAAGAACGCGAACCAGACGTTCGAGGCAGCCGTCGAGTCACTGGAGAAGATCAAGCTGCAGGCTGACGACGCCGGCATGGGCACGGTAGCCTACATCTCCATGGCCTTCGGCAATCCTTACGGCGAGCCGTGGAACGCCGAGGAGGTCGTGGAGGCGGTGCGGCTGCTCTTCGACATGGGCATCACCCAGATCTCGCTCGCCGATACCGTAGGACTGGCGAATGCGGCGCAGGTCGGCGCGCTGGTGCGCGCCGTCGCGCCCCAGTTCCCGGGCGTAGAGCTTGGCGTTCACCTGCACAGCCGGCCGGAGCAGGCCGCGGAAAAAGTCCTGGCCGCGTATGATGCCGGCGCCCGGCGCTTCGACTGCGCTCTGGGCGGCCTGGGCGGATGTCCCTTCGCGCAGGACTTGCTGGTAGGTAACATTCCGACCGAGCGCGTGCTCGAAGCCCTGGGCGGCCGCGGCATCCCGCTGCCAATCCAGAAGCCGCTCGATTCGGTGCTGCGCATGTCCGCCGACATCGCGCAGAAACATTCGACCCAGGTGGTGCACTGATGGCAAACACGGTCCTGCTCGCGGAAGGCGATGGCATCGTCACCCTCACGCTCAACCGCCCGGAAAAGCGAAACGCCATCAGCTTCGAGCTGCTCGCCGACCTGATGTCGGCGCTCGACGCGGCAGAACAGTCCGCGGCGCAGGTAGCCATCCTCACCGGCGCGGGCCAGGCCTTCTGCGCTGGACTCGACCTCGAAGGCCTGAAGGGCCTGATTGGCAAGAAGCACGAGGAGAACGTGAAAGACTCCGCCACCATGGCGCGCCTCTTCCGCCGCATCTACGACTTCCCCAAGCCCACCATCGCCGCGGTGAATGGCGCTGCTATCGCCGGCGGCACCGGCATCGCCACCATGTGCGACTTCACCCTGGCCGTCCCCGAGGCCAAGTTCGGCTACACCGAGGTGCGCATCGGCTTCGTGCCGGCCATCGTCTCGTCGTTCCTGGTGACGCAGGTGGGACACAAGATCGCGCGCGACCTGCTGCTCACCGGGCGGCTCTTCGACGCCGCCGAAGCCCACCGCTATGGGCTGGTCAATGAAGTCGTGTCCGCGGAACAGCTGATGCCGCGGGCGCGCGAGCTGGCGCAGACGCTCATCGCGAACAGCCCGTCGTCGGTGCGCGCCGCCAAACGGCTCATCAACAGCTTCATCGCGGAACAGCTCGATTCACAGATCGCCCAGGCTATCGAGGACAACGCCCGCATCCGCACCACCGACGACTTCCGCGAGGGCATCACGTCGTTCCTCGAGAAACGCAAGCCGAAGTGGACGGGGAAATGAAGCCGGCTGTAGGAGAGACCACACTCCGCGTGCGCTACGCCGAGACCGACCAGATGGGCGTGGTCTATCATTCCAACTTCATCATCTGGTTCGAGGTGGGCCGCGTGGAGCTGCTGCGCCAACTGGGCCTTGAGTACAGCAACATGGAGCGCGAAGACGACTGCCACATCGCGGTGGTGGACGTGCGCGTCCGCTACAAGGCTCCGGCGCGCTACGACGACCAGATCCTGGTGCGCACCCAGTTGAAGAACGTCCGCGATTCCCTGCTGCACTTCACGTACGAGGTCGCGCGGGCCACCGACGGCACGCTATTGGCCGAGGGCGAGACCACGCACCTGGTGGTGGACAAGAACATGGAGCGCAAGGCGCTGCCCGAGAAATACCAGATGGCATTCAAGAAAGCGGCGGGACATTCGTGAAAGCTCTTCCCATCACTGGTAACGACCTGACCCTCGCCGCGCTGCGCGAGGTGGTCCAGGACCGCCGCCCGGTAGAGCTCGATTCCGAGGCGCGCAAGCGCGTGCGCAAGGCGCGCGCCGTGGTGGAGAAGCTGCTGCGCGGCAAGCACGTGGCCTACGGCGTGAACACCGGCGTGGGCCAGTTGAGCGACGTGCGCATCCCGCCGGGGCAGATCCGCCAGCTTCAGGTCAACCTCATCCGCTCGCACTCGGCGGGCGTGGGCGAGCCGCTGAGCGAGCCCGAAGTCCGCGCGCTGATGCTGCTGCGCGCCAACTCCCTGGCTAAAGGTCATTCCGGCGTGCGCCCCGCCATCATCGAGACGCTCTGCCAGATGCTCAACCGCGGCGTGCATCCCATCGTCCCGTCGCAGGGCAGCGTGGGAGCGAGCGGCGACCTGGCGCCGCTGGCCCACATGGCGCTGGTGATGATCGGCGAAGGCGAGGCCGTGGTCGCCGGCAAGCGTCTCCCGGGCAACGAAGCGCTGAAGCAGGCGCGCATCAAGCCGCTCAAGCTCGAAGCCAAAGAAGCCATCTCGATCATCAACGGGACGCAGGGAATGCTGGCGCTGGGCGCGCTGGCGCTGCTCGCTGCGGAGACCTTAGCCGACTCCGCCGACGTCATCGGCGCCATGTCGCTCGACGCGCTGCGCGGCACCGACGTCGCCATCGACGAGCGCATCCACCGCGCCCGCCCGCATCCCGGCCAGTTGCGCAGCGCGCGCAACCTGCGCCGCATGCTCGAAGGCAGCCAGATCCGCGAGTCGCACCGCGACTGCGCGCGCGTGCAGGACGCCTACTCGTTGCGCTGCATGCCCCAGGTCCACGGCGCCGTGCGCGACACCCTCGCCTATTGCCGCCGCGTCTTCGAGATCGAGATGAACTCCGCCGTGGATAATCCGCTGGTGTTTCTCAGTCAAGCCGCGGCCGAGGGCGGCCGCGCCACGCAGGCTGAGATCCTCTCCGGGGGCAACTTCCACGGCCAGCCTCTGGCCTTCGCGTTGGATTTTATGGGCATCGCGCTGACCTCGCTCGCGGGAATCTCCGAGCGCCGCATCGAGCGCCTGGTGAATCCGGCGCTCAGCGAAGGCCTGCCGGCCTTCCTCGCCAAGGACCCGGGGCTGAATTCCGGCTTCATGATGGCGCAGGTGACGGCCGCGGCCCTGGTCAGCGAGAACAAGGTACTGGCGCACCCGGCCTCGGCGGATTCAATCCCGACCTCGGGCAACAAAGAAGACTACGTCTCCATGGGCATGACCGCGGCGCTCAAGCTGAAGAGGATATTGGAGAATGCGACGCACGTACTGGCCATCGAGGCCCTCGCCGCCGCCCAGGGGATCGATTTCCGGGCACCGCTCAAGTCGAGCAAGCGCATCGAGCAGGCCAAGGCGGTGGTGCGTGCGGTGGCACCGGTCGTGGAGAAAGACCGCGCGCTAGCTGGGGACTTCGCGAGCGTATCGGCGATTCTTCGGCGGGGCAAACTGGCAAAGGCCCTCGCTTGATTTAGGTCGGCTCTGTGCTTGTGCTGGGGGGCTTCCCCTCCAATCCCAACTCGCTCGCAATTCCCTTCATCGCCTCGATGCAGAAGCTGATGTGCTGGTCGAGATCGATGCTGAGCTCGGCGGCGCCCTTGGTGATGTCGTCGCGGCTGACAGAGCGGGCGAAGGCTTTGTCCTTCATCTTCTTGCGCACCGAGCGCGCCTCCACCTCGGCGAGCGACTTGCCGGGCTTTACCAGGGCGATGGCGGTGATGAAGCCGGCGAGCTCGTCGCAGGCGAAGAGCGCGTGCTCCATTTTTGTCTCGCGAGCGACGTTCGAATAATCGGCGTGCGAGAGGATGCAGCGGCGCAGCCACTCCGGGTAGCCGCGCTCCTCCAGGATCTTGCTGCCCACGAAAGGATGCTCCGCCGGCGTGGGATATTTCTCGTAGTCGAAGTCGTGCAGCAGGCCGGCGAGGCCGTAAGCATCTTCGTCCTCAGCGAACTTTTTCGCGTAGGCGCGCATGCAGGCTTCGACCGCCAGCGCGTGTTTGCGCAGACTTTCCGAGGCAGTGAACTCGCAAAGTAACGCCCACGCCGACGCCCGCTCCGGCAGTCCTTTCGCTGTGTTTTCTCCGGTCAACATACTGGTTTCATCCATGCCTTCTGGGGTGTCATACTGGTTTCACCCACGAATTTAGTTGACAGCGCCCTAGAGCATACCTCAAATTAGTCCTGCTTCCGTCTCCGCTTCCACGTTTGGACGCGGAGCCCGGGAAGCGGAAGCGCTCACACAGCAGGTTCCCGGGGTAGATGCCCGCTCTGGCATCTTCGAAAATACGAATGGCCACAACTCTCGCACCCGTAGATTCACGGGAAGTGGTGAGATGCGACCGATGCCGGCTGGTGCAGTTCCGCACCAGCACCAATCTTTGCCGAAAGTGCCATACCTCTTTGGACGCGGAAGTACCCCCGCCCGTCGCCGTTGAGCCGGCGCCGGCGCCTCCGACCAACGGCAACGGAAATGGCAACGGCCACACGCGTCTGCAGATCGCATTGGCCATCCGCTCGCTGCGGTTGCGCAACGGCCTGAGCCAGCGCCAGTTGGCGCTGCGCATGCACGTGCCGCGCACCTACGTCTCCAAGATCGAGAACGAGAAGGCCTGTCCCACGCTCTCTTCCATCGAGCGCCTGGCCAGGGCGCTGGAGGTCTCGGTGCCCGAGCTGCTGGTCTACGATCCCGGCGGCCATAACCAGCAGAGCGAGATTCGCGACCTGCTCTCCGACGATTTCATCTCGCAACTGCTTCCCTATCTCTCGAAGCTGGATGGGATGCAGTGGTCGAGCATCCTGGCCCAGGTGCGCGACTTGAGCCTGCGGCCGCGCAGAAACGTTTAGGTTTTCTCCGGGCAGCTCAACCGCCAACAAGAAGCCGGGGCATTCCGCCCCGGCTTTTTTATTGCTCGTGACGTGCCTAGGCGGCCCTAGCAGCCTGGGCGTTGTTGTTGGGGGGAGCGCCCTTGCCGCGGCCGATGAGCGCGCTCACCACGAACATGAGGATGAGCACGCCGCCAAAGGTGCATACGATGGTAGCGCCGGTAGGCAGATCGGCTTCCACGGAGAGCCACACGCCCAGGGCCGAGACCAGCGTGCCCATGGTCCATCCGATGGCCAGGCGCGGCCCGATGCGGTCCGCGAACAGCATGGCTCCCACTGAAGGCACGATCAGGTAGCAGAACACCAGCAGCACTCCGGCGATGGCCACCGATGAGGTCACCACGAATCCGAATGAAGCATAGAAAAGGAAGTCCCAGAACCGGATGGAGAGCCCCTCAGCCTCGGCCCGCTTGGGGTCGGTTGAGATCAGCAGGAACTTCTTGCGAAAGAGGAAGTGGAAGAGCCCGATGACGGCGTAGAGCACGGCCGTCCTGATGACTTCGGACCGGGAAACGGCCAGGATGTTGCCGACCAGCATGTCCTTCAAATGCTCGGTCTCGCCGGTGGCCTTGCTCATGGCCAGCACGGCGGCGCCGGAGGCCACGGCGTAGGAGATGCCGATGATGGCCTCCTGCGGGATGTGGAGCCGGCGCCCGCGCACCAGCGCGAACACCGCCGCGCCCAGGAAGGTGAAGGCCAGGCTGATCCAGTAGGCACCACTTCCATGCGGGTCCACGCCCACCAGGATGGCCACCACCGCGCCCAGGGCCGCGATCTGCGCCAGGGCCAGGTCCACGAAGATCACGCCACGCTCCACCACGTGCACTCCCAGGTAGGCGTGGATCCCGGTCAGGATCAGGCTGGCCAGGAAGGGCAATAAGAGAAACGGTAGGATGTCCATTCGGTCTGTGTCCTCACTGTCCCTGGAACGCCCGGCTGAGCGCTCCCAGGTCGTAGTCGAAAAGCTTGAAGTAGTCGGGAGCTTCCTTCTCCCCGCCCACCGAAGGCAGCAGCACCACCACCTTGGCGCCGGTGGCGCTGGCGATCGAGTTGGGAGTCTTCAAGTCGAAGTACGG is from Terriglobales bacterium and encodes:
- a CDS encoding helix-turn-helix transcriptional regulator, which encodes MRCDRCRLVQFRTSTNLCRKCHTSLDAEVPPPVAVEPAPAPPTNGNGNGNGHTRLQIALAIRSLRLRNGLSQRQLALRMHVPRTYVSKIENEKACPTLSSIERLARALEVSVPELLVYDPGGHNQQSEIRDLLSDDFISQLLPYLSKLDGMQWSSILAQVRDLSLRPRRNV
- a CDS encoding enoyl-CoA hydratase-related protein, with amino-acid sequence MANTVLLAEGDGIVTLTLNRPEKRNAISFELLADLMSALDAAEQSAAQVAILTGAGQAFCAGLDLEGLKGLIGKKHEENVKDSATMARLFRRIYDFPKPTIAAVNGAAIAGGTGIATMCDFTLAVPEAKFGYTEVRIGFVPAIVSSFLVTQVGHKIARDLLLTGRLFDAAEAHRYGLVNEVVSAEQLMPRARELAQTLIANSPSSVRAAKRLINSFIAEQLDSQIAQAIEDNARIRTTDDFREGITSFLEKRKPKWTGK
- a CDS encoding acyl-CoA carboxylase subunit beta; translation: RIALLLDPKTEFFELGTYSAYGMYEEWGGAPAAGVVTGLGRVHGRLLMLIVNDATVKAGAFFPMTAKKVIRAQNIAIENRIPTIYLVDSAGVFLPLQEDVFPDTDDFGRIFRNNAVMSAMGIPQLSAVMGMCVAGGAYLPLMCDHLLMTDGSGLFIAGPALVQAAIGQKASAEELGGAKMHSEISGTVDFREPDDPACLVRIRSLIEKMGYRRNSIFDRKKPLPPAFAAEELYGIFESDPARQYDMKEVIARLVDASRFDEYKSEYGETVLCGYARIGGFAVGIVANQKKHVQQTDRAGNKRVEFGGVIYTESAEKAARFIMDCNQNLVPLVFLHDVNGFMVGRDAEWSGILRAGAKMVNAVSNSVVPKITVILGGSFGAGHYAMCGKAYDPRFLFAWPTARYAVMGGEQAANTLVEIKIKQLERGGKKLSAEEKKELFESVKKTYDEQTDPRYGAARLWIDKIIDPVSTREAITTALEAAALNPDVAEFKVGVLQT
- the hutH gene encoding histidine ammonia-lyase, which produces MKALPITGNDLTLAALREVVQDRRPVELDSEARKRVRKARAVVEKLLRGKHVAYGVNTGVGQLSDVRIPPGQIRQLQVNLIRSHSAGVGEPLSEPEVRALMLLRANSLAKGHSGVRPAIIETLCQMLNRGVHPIVPSQGSVGASGDLAPLAHMALVMIGEGEAVVAGKRLPGNEALKQARIKPLKLEAKEAISIINGTQGMLALGALALLAAETLADSADVIGAMSLDALRGTDVAIDERIHRARPHPGQLRSARNLRRMLEGSQIRESHRDCARVQDAYSLRCMPQVHGAVRDTLAYCRRVFEIEMNSAVDNPLVFLSQAAAEGGRATQAEILSGGNFHGQPLAFALDFMGIALTSLAGISERRIERLVNPALSEGLPAFLAKDPGLNSGFMMAQVTAAALVSENKVLAHPASADSIPTSGNKEDYVSMGMTAALKLKRILENATHVLAIEALAAAQGIDFRAPLKSSKRIEQAKAVVRAVAPVVEKDRALAGDFASVSAILRRGKLAKALA
- a CDS encoding hydroxymethylglutaryl-CoA lyase codes for the protein MKSDVKLVECPRDAWQGLTGQIPAEVKAQYLRALIAAGFKHIDAVSFVSPKAVPQMADSEEVLEQLDPPDDVEIIGIVVNEKGVERAIATEAVHTVGFPYSVSPAFLKKNANQTFEAAVESLEKIKLQADDAGMGTVAYISMAFGNPYGEPWNAEEVVEAVRLLFDMGITQISLADTVGLANAAQVGALVRAVAPQFPGVELGVHLHSRPEQAAEKVLAAYDAGARRFDCALGGLGGCPFAQDLLVGNIPTERVLEALGGRGIPLPIQKPLDSVLRMSADIAQKHSTQVVH
- a CDS encoding metal ABC transporter permease; this translates as MDILPFLLLPFLASLILTGIHAYLGVHVVERGVIFVDLALAQIAALGAVVAILVGVDPHGSGAYWISLAFTFLGAAVFALVRGRRLHIPQEAIIGISYAVASGAAVLAMSKATGETEHLKDMLVGNILAVSRSEVIRTAVLYAVIGLFHFLFRKKFLLISTDPKRAEAEGLSIRFWDFLFYASFGFVVTSSVAIAGVLLVFCYLIVPSVGAMLFADRIGPRLAIGWTMGTLVSALGVWLSVEADLPTGATIVCTFGGVLILMFVVSALIGRGKGAPPNNNAQAARAA
- a CDS encoding thioesterase family protein, with amino-acid sequence MKPAVGETTLRVRYAETDQMGVVYHSNFIIWFEVGRVELLRQLGLEYSNMEREDDCHIAVVDVRVRYKAPARYDDQILVRTQLKNVRDSLLHFTYEVARATDGTLLAEGETTHLVVDKNMERKALPEKYQMAFKKAAGHS
- a CDS encoding HDIG domain-containing protein, which codes for MLTGENTAKGLPERASAWALLCEFTASESLRKHALAVEACMRAYAKKFAEDEDAYGLAGLLHDFDYEKYPTPAEHPFVGSKILEERGYPEWLRRCILSHADYSNVARETKMEHALFACDELAGFITAIALVKPGKSLAEVEARSVRKKMKDKAFARSVSRDDITKGAAELSIDLDQHISFCIEAMKGIASELGLEGKPPSTSTEPT